A genomic stretch from Bosea sp. F3-2 includes:
- a CDS encoding bifunctional salicylyl-CoA 5-hydroxylase/oxidoreductase — translation MRIAVVGGGPAGLYFALLMKRDWPEVSVDVFERNQSDDTFGFGVVFSDQTLDIFKAADENSYAAIRDNFAYWDDIEIHFKGDSYRVPGNGFCGCSRRSLLMLVQARARELGVGLHFGSEIADVETLKRDYDLVVAADGVNSRLRESWRERFQPETDLRPNKFAWMGSTRPFDAFTFFFKQTEHGLFIAHCYQYEAGRSTWVLETDPETFAKAGLDKLDEAQSATFLEGVFAEELQGHRLITNRSLWRNFPMIRCRNWVVENVVLIGDAKATAHFSIGSGTKLAMEDAIALHKAMGQAKLDVAAGLKLFETQRREEVEKTQHAADVSLVWFEELKRFWDFEPLRFAFGLMTRSKAITYDNLALRAPEMVSAVDKLVADGLGPLARRRKDGSPVPPAFQPFKLREMQVENRMTVSPMCQYSAEDGLPTDWHLMHYGSRAVGGAGLIFTEMTCVAPDARITPGCTGLWSDAQEAAWKRIVDFVHGHSAAKICLQLGHAGRKGATKLMWEGMDRPLPEGAWPIVSASALPYYPESQVPREMTRADMDRVKAEFVAAAERGERIGFDMLELHCAHGYLLASFLSPLTNKRTDEYGGSVENRLRFPLEVFRALRETWPREKPMSVRISATDWVEGGLSAADSVAIAEAFAAEGCDLVDVSTGQTAKESRPIYGRMFQTPFSDRIRNEAEVATMCVGNITTADQVNTIIAAGRADLVALGRPHLADPSFVLRAAAWYGVDVAQPVQYQPGKDQLMRNTPREREELLELKLKAKPSRHAVAE, via the coding sequence ATGCGTATCGCGGTTGTGGGCGGAGGGCCGGCAGGGCTCTATTTCGCGCTGCTGATGAAGCGGGACTGGCCCGAGGTCTCGGTCGATGTCTTCGAGCGCAACCAGTCGGACGACACCTTCGGCTTCGGCGTCGTCTTTTCCGACCAGACGCTCGACATCTTCAAGGCGGCGGATGAGAACAGCTATGCTGCGATCCGCGACAACTTTGCCTATTGGGACGACATCGAGATCCATTTCAAGGGCGACAGCTACCGCGTGCCCGGCAACGGCTTCTGCGGCTGCTCGCGCCGCTCGTTGCTGATGCTAGTGCAGGCCAGGGCGCGCGAACTCGGCGTCGGCCTGCATTTCGGCAGCGAGATCGCCGATGTCGAGACCTTGAAGCGCGACTACGACCTCGTCGTCGCGGCCGATGGCGTCAACAGCCGCCTGCGCGAGAGCTGGCGTGAGCGCTTCCAGCCGGAAACCGACCTGCGCCCCAACAAATTCGCCTGGATGGGCTCGACCCGACCCTTCGACGCCTTCACCTTCTTCTTCAAGCAGACCGAACATGGGCTTTTCATCGCCCATTGCTACCAGTATGAGGCCGGGCGCTCGACCTGGGTGTTGGAGACCGATCCCGAGACCTTCGCCAAAGCCGGGCTCGACAAGCTCGACGAGGCGCAGTCGGCGACTTTCCTCGAAGGCGTCTTCGCCGAGGAACTGCAGGGCCACAGGCTCATCACCAATCGCTCGCTCTGGCGCAATTTCCCGATGATCCGCTGCCGCAACTGGGTCGTCGAGAATGTCGTGCTGATTGGTGACGCCAAGGCGACGGCGCATTTCTCGATCGGCTCCGGAACAAAGCTGGCGATGGAGGACGCTATCGCGCTGCACAAGGCGATGGGCCAGGCGAAGCTCGACGTCGCCGCGGGCTTGAAGCTGTTCGAGACGCAGCGCCGCGAGGAGGTCGAGAAGACCCAGCACGCGGCCGATGTCTCGCTGGTCTGGTTCGAGGAATTGAAGCGCTTCTGGGATTTCGAGCCGCTGCGCTTCGCCTTCGGCCTGATGACCCGTTCCAAGGCGATCACCTACGACAATCTGGCGCTGCGCGCGCCGGAAATGGTCTCGGCCGTCGACAAGCTCGTCGCGGATGGGCTGGGGCCCCTGGCGAGGCGGCGCAAGGACGGTTCGCCCGTCCCGCCGGCCTTCCAGCCCTTCAAATTGCGCGAGATGCAGGTCGAGAACCGCATGACGGTCTCGCCGATGTGCCAGTACTCCGCCGAGGACGGCCTGCCGACCGACTGGCACCTGATGCATTACGGCTCGCGCGCTGTCGGTGGTGCCGGGCTGATCTTCACGGAGATGACCTGCGTCGCGCCGGACGCGCGCATCACCCCCGGCTGTACCGGTCTTTGGAGCGATGCACAGGAAGCAGCCTGGAAGCGGATCGTCGATTTCGTCCATGGCCATTCGGCCGCGAAGATCTGCCTCCAGCTCGGCCATGCCGGGCGCAAGGGCGCGACCAAGCTGATGTGGGAGGGCATGGACCGGCCGCTGCCGGAAGGCGCCTGGCCGATCGTCTCGGCCTCAGCCTTGCCCTACTACCCGGAGAGCCAGGTGCCGCGCGAGATGACCCGCGCCGACATGGACCGGGTGAAGGCCGAGTTCGTCGCGGCTGCCGAGCGCGGCGAGCGCATCGGCTTCGACATGCTGGAGCTGCACTGCGCCCACGGCTATCTGCTGGCGAGCTTCCTCTCGCCGCTCACCAACAAGCGCACTGACGAATATGGCGGCTCGGTCGAGAACCGTCTGCGCTTCCCGCTGGAGGTCTTCCGGGCGCTGCGCGAGACCTGGCCGCGCGAAAAGCCGATGTCGGTACGCATCTCCGCGACCGACTGGGTCGAAGGCGGTCTGTCTGCTGCGGATTCCGTCGCGATCGCCGAGGCCTTCGCTGCCGAGGGGTGCGACCTCGTCGACGTCTCGACCGGGCAGACCGCGAAGGAATCGCGCCCCATCTATGGCCGCATGTTCCAGACGCCGTTCTCGGACCGCATCCGCAACGAGGCCGAGGTCGCGACCATGTGCGTCGGCAACATCACCACGGCTGATCAGGTCAACACCATCATCGCCGCCGGCCGGGCCGATCTGGTCGCGCTCGGACGCCCGCATCTCGCCGATCCATCCTTCGTGCTGCGCGCGGCGGCTTGGTACGGCGTCGATGTCGCCCAGCCGGTGCAGTACCAGCCCGGCAAGGACCAGCTGATGCGCAACACCCCGCGCGAACGCGAGGAACTGTTGGAGCTGAAGCTCAAGGCCAAGCCCAGCCGCCACGCCGTGGCGGAGTGA
- the panB gene encoding 3-methyl-2-oxobutanoate hydroxymethyltransferase, producing MSSQAQIRRQTALDIRSRKGAEPIVSLTAYTAPMAALADRHCDFLLVGDSLGMVVHGLDSTVPVTLEMMILHGQAVMRGSQRALVVIDMPFGSYEESPEQAFRNAARIMQETGCGAVKLEGGQRMAKTIRFLVERGIPVMAHVGLTPQAVNVLGGFKAQGRNRAEWPAIAADAEAVTEAGAFAVVLEAVAEPLAAEITARVAIPTIGIGASAACDGQVLVLDDMLGLTGRVPKFVKLFGNLAEDVDKAVADYAADVRARRFPAPEHVYSVKD from the coding sequence GTGTCTTCGCAAGCACAGATCAGACGCCAGACGGCGTTGGATATCCGCAGCCGCAAGGGAGCGGAGCCGATCGTGTCCTTGACCGCCTATACGGCACCGATGGCGGCGCTGGCCGATCGCCATTGCGATTTCCTCCTCGTGGGGGATTCGCTCGGCATGGTCGTGCATGGCCTCGACAGCACCGTGCCGGTTACGCTGGAGATGATGATCCTGCACGGGCAAGCCGTGATGCGCGGCTCGCAGCGCGCGCTGGTCGTCATCGACATGCCCTTCGGCAGCTATGAGGAAAGCCCGGAGCAAGCCTTCCGCAATGCTGCCCGCATCATGCAGGAGACCGGCTGCGGGGCGGTGAAGCTCGAGGGCGGGCAGCGCATGGCGAAGACTATTCGCTTCCTGGTCGAGCGGGGCATCCCCGTGATGGCGCATGTCGGGCTGACGCCGCAGGCGGTGAACGTGCTGGGCGGCTTCAAGGCGCAGGGACGCAACCGGGCCGAATGGCCGGCGATCGCGGCCGATGCCGAGGCTGTGACGGAAGCCGGCGCCTTCGCCGTGGTGCTGGAGGCGGTGGCCGAACCGCTCGCGGCCGAGATCACCGCCAGGGTCGCGATCCCGACCATCGGCATCGGCGCCTCCGCCGCCTGTGACGGCCAGGTGCTCGTGCTCGACGACATGCTCGGCCTGACCGGGCGCGTGCCGAAATTCGTCAAGCTCTTCGGCAATCTGGCTGAGGACGTCGACAAGGCGGTGGCGGACTATGCCGCTGACGTTCGGGCCCGGCGCTTCCCGGCGCCCGAGCACGTCTATTCGGTGAAGGATTAA
- a CDS encoding serine hydrolase has product MSASTTAYVPGSHGIAWEALTPAEAGLDAGRLAAAVAFAQDHESPWPRSLYYPDGSYVGNVEWNETGPWTEIVGPVRERGGPAGLILKGGRIVAEWGDTARPDMTFSIAKSYLSVLAGIAFDDGLIRDVEEPVGKSVDDPAFAGPHNGKITWRHLLQQSSEWQGEIFGKSDQVDHNRQIGPGADNSRKGQRRDLNEPGSFYEYNDVRVNVLSYALLQRFRRPLPEVLRERVMDPIGASPDWQWQGYSSSFVEIDGQRIQSVPGGGHWGGGLFIGARDHARFGLLIGRQGAWNGRQLLSQSWVERMLTPSPTLGNYGYLWWLARGPAARPGVPETAFSALGAGSNVIWVEPERDIVAVLRWINGASTEGFIDRLLAAQS; this is encoded by the coding sequence TTGTCCGCCTCCACGACCGCCTATGTTCCAGGGTCTCACGGCATCGCGTGGGAAGCCCTCACCCCGGCTGAGGCCGGCCTGGATGCCGGCCGGCTCGCAGCAGCCGTCGCCTTCGCGCAGGATCACGAGAGCCCCTGGCCGCGCAGCCTCTACTATCCGGATGGCTCTTATGTCGGAAATGTCGAGTGGAACGAGACGGGTCCCTGGACCGAGATCGTCGGCCCGGTCCGCGAGCGCGGCGGGCCGGCGGGATTGATTCTGAAAGGTGGTCGGATCGTCGCCGAATGGGGCGACACCGCCCGCCCCGACATGACCTTCTCGATCGCCAAGAGCTATCTGTCCGTGCTCGCCGGCATCGCGTTCGACGACGGGCTGATCCGGGACGTCGAGGAGCCCGTGGGCAAGAGCGTCGACGATCCCGCCTTCGCCGGGCCGCATAACGGCAAGATCACCTGGCGGCATCTGCTGCAGCAGTCGAGCGAATGGCAGGGCGAGATCTTCGGGAAATCCGACCAGGTCGACCACAATCGCCAGATCGGCCCCGGCGCCGACAACAGCCGCAAGGGCCAGCGCCGCGATCTCAACGAGCCCGGCAGCTTCTACGAATACAACGATGTGCGCGTGAACGTGCTGAGCTACGCGCTGCTCCAGCGCTTCCGCCGGCCGTTGCCGGAGGTGCTGCGCGAGCGCGTCATGGATCCGATCGGCGCCTCGCCGGATTGGCAGTGGCAGGGCTACAGCAGTTCCTTCGTCGAGATCGACGGCCAGCGCATCCAGTCCGTGCCCGGCGGCGGGCACTGGGGCGGCGGGCTCTTCATCGGCGCGCGCGACCATGCCCGCTTCGGCCTGCTGATCGGCCGCCAGGGCGCGTGGAACGGCAGGCAACTGCTCTCTCAGAGCTGGGTCGAGCGGATGCTGACGCCCTCCCCCACGCTCGGCAATTACGGCTATCTCTGGTGGCTGGCACGCGGGCCTGCGGCACGGCCGGGCGTTCCAGAGACCGCCTTCTCGGCGCTCGGCGCCGGCAGCAACGTGATCTGGGTCGAGCCTGAGCGTGACATCGTCGCGGTGCTGCGCTGGATCAACGGGGCCTCGACGGAGGGCTTCATCGACCGGCTGCTGGCGGCGCAGAGCTGA
- a CDS encoding aspartate carbamoyltransferase catalytic subunit — translation MTSPAPLYPHRHLLGIEGLSHLDIEGLLDRAEAYVALSRQVEKKAATLRGRTQINLFFEPSTRTQASFELAGKRLGADVMNMSVASSSVKKGETLIDTAATLNAMRPDIIVVRHHAAGAVNLLARKVSCSVVNAGDGAHEHPTQALLDALTIRRNKGRIQGLTVAICGDILHSRVARSNIILLNALGAKVRLIAPSTLMPPGIERMGAELYTDMNKGLEGADIVMMLRLQLERMHGAFVPSSKEYFRYYGLDREKLERAAPDALVMHPGPMNRGVEISSEVADGAQSLIREQVEMGVAVRMAVLDALAQHLPNV, via the coding sequence ATGACATCGCCAGCCCCGCTCTATCCGCACCGCCACCTGCTCGGCATCGAGGGGTTGTCCCATCTCGACATCGAAGGGCTGTTGGACCGGGCCGAGGCCTATGTCGCGCTCTCCCGGCAGGTCGAGAAGAAAGCCGCGACGCTGCGCGGCCGCACCCAGATCAACCTGTTCTTCGAGCCCTCGACCCGCACGCAGGCCTCCTTCGAACTCGCGGGAAAACGGCTCGGCGCCGATGTGATGAACATGTCCGTCGCTTCCTCCTCGGTGAAGAAGGGCGAGACGCTGATCGACACCGCCGCGACGCTGAACGCCATGCGGCCGGACATCATCGTGGTGCGCCACCATGCCGCCGGCGCGGTCAATCTCCTTGCCCGCAAGGTGAGCTGCTCGGTGGTCAATGCTGGCGACGGCGCCCATGAGCATCCGACGCAGGCGCTGCTCGACGCGCTGACGATCCGCCGCAACAAGGGCCGCATCCAGGGGCTGACGGTGGCGATCTGCGGCGACATCCTGCATTCGCGCGTCGCTCGTTCCAACATCATCCTGCTCAATGCGCTCGGTGCCAAGGTCCGACTGATCGCGCCTTCGACGCTGATGCCGCCGGGCATCGAGCGCATGGGCGCCGAGCTCTACACGGACATGAACAAGGGGCTCGAAGGCGCTGATATCGTGATGATGCTGCGCCTCCAGCTCGAGCGCATGCACGGCGCCTTCGTGCCGTCCTCGAAGGAGTATTTCCGCTATTACGGCCTCGATCGCGAGAAGCTCGAGCGCGCTGCGCCGGATGCGCTTGTGATGCATCCGGGGCCGATGAACCGCGGCGTCGAGATCTCGTCGGAAGTGGCCGACGGCGCGCAGTCGCTGATCCGCGAGCAGGTCGAGATGGGCGTCGCGGTCCGCATGGCCGTGCTCGATGCGCTCGCCCAGCATCTGCCGAATGTCTGA
- the topA gene encoding type I DNA topoisomerase, whose product MKLLVVESPAKAKTINKYLGSDYEVVASFGHIRDLPAKDGSVEPENDFAMKWEIEGRGAKQVAEIARAVKGAEKLILATDPDREGEAISWHVLEALNQKKVLKGIPVERVTFNAVTKDAVQKALANPRAIDQALVDAYLARRALDYLVGFTLSPVLWRKLPGARSAGRVQSVALRIVCDREREIEAFRAREYWSLVATLATESGQTFEARLVGADGKKIARLDIGTAEEAKAFKEALETALFTVAEVEAKPVKRHPYPPFQTSTLQQEASRKLGLAPARTMQLAQRLYEGVDIGGETVGLITYMRTDGVDMDGSAITAARRVIGKEFGDKYVPNAPRKYTVKAKNAQEAHEAIRPTELGRLPAMVARHLEPEQAKLYELIWKRTIASQMESAELERTTVDIAAKVGARNLDLRATGQVVLFDGFLTLYQESRDDEEDEDSRKLPAMKAGDRLEKRAIAADQHFTEPPPRFSEASLVKRMEELGIGRPSTYAATLATLRDREYVRVEKKRLVPEDKGMLVTAFLESFFGRYVEYDFTAGLEENLDRVSNAEIDWKALLRAFWEEFQASIGETKDLRVGDVLEALNGILGDYIFPPKADGSDPRVCPNCGNGTLSLKLGKFGAFVGCSNYPECRYTRPLSIPAAEGEASAEGGQGTPGVRVLGTDPATGLEVTMRDGRFGPYIQLGEGEKPKRSSLPKGMTPASVTLEKALALLSLPREVARHPESGEPILVGIGRYGPYVQHGKTYANIDKGDDVLELGANRAIDLIVAKENGGGRRGGAAAAPGRALGEHPAGGPLEVKAGKYGPYVAWGKIFATLPKTMTAESITLEQAIELANAKAEAKGGAKGKAKAAGASKAKAPAKKAAAKKATSEKAEKAPAKSRAKAAGG is encoded by the coding sequence ATGAAGCTCCTCGTCGTCGAGTCGCCGGCCAAGGCCAAGACGATCAACAAATATCTCGGCTCCGACTACGAGGTCGTGGCGTCCTTCGGCCATATCCGCGACCTGCCGGCCAAGGACGGCTCGGTCGAGCCCGAGAACGATTTCGCCATGAAATGGGAGATCGAGGGCCGCGGTGCCAAGCAGGTCGCCGAGATCGCGCGCGCCGTGAAGGGCGCCGAGAAGCTGATCCTCGCCACCGACCCGGATCGCGAGGGCGAGGCGATCTCCTGGCACGTGCTGGAGGCGCTGAACCAGAAGAAGGTGCTGAAGGGCATCCCGGTCGAGCGCGTCACCTTCAACGCCGTCACCAAGGACGCCGTACAGAAGGCGCTGGCCAATCCGCGCGCCATCGACCAGGCGCTGGTCGACGCCTATCTGGCGCGCCGCGCGCTCGACTATCTCGTCGGCTTCACCCTCTCGCCGGTGCTTTGGCGCAAGCTGCCCGGCGCCCGTTCGGCCGGCCGCGTGCAGTCGGTGGCGCTGCGCATTGTCTGCGACCGCGAGCGCGAGATCGAGGCCTTCAGGGCGCGGGAATACTGGTCGCTGGTCGCGACACTCGCGACCGAATCCGGCCAGACCTTCGAGGCGCGCCTCGTCGGCGCCGACGGCAAGAAGATCGCTCGGCTCGACATCGGCACCGCCGAGGAAGCCAAGGCCTTCAAGGAGGCGCTGGAAACCGCGCTCTTCACTGTGGCTGAGGTCGAGGCCAAGCCGGTCAAGCGCCATCCCTACCCGCCATTCCAGACCTCGACCCTGCAGCAGGAGGCCTCGCGCAAGCTCGGGCTGGCTCCAGCGCGGACAATGCAGCTCGCCCAGCGCCTTTATGAGGGCGTCGACATCGGCGGCGAGACCGTCGGTCTCATCACCTATATGCGAACCGACGGCGTCGACATGGACGGCTCGGCCATCACCGCCGCCCGCCGCGTCATCGGCAAGGAGTTCGGCGACAAATACGTCCCGAACGCGCCGCGCAAATACACGGTCAAGGCCAAGAACGCACAGGAGGCCCACGAGGCGATCCGCCCGACCGAGCTCGGCCGGCTGCCGGCGATGGTCGCGCGCCATCTCGAGCCGGAGCAGGCGAAGCTCTACGAATTGATCTGGAAGCGCACCATCGCGAGCCAGATGGAATCGGCCGAACTCGAGCGCACCACGGTCGACATCGCCGCCAAGGTCGGCGCGCGCAATCTCGACCTGCGCGCCACCGGACAGGTCGTGCTCTTCGACGGCTTCCTGACGCTCTATCAGGAGAGCCGCGACGACGAGGAGGACGAGGACTCCAGGAAGCTGCCGGCGATGAAGGCCGGCGACCGGCTGGAGAAGCGCGCCATCGCCGCCGACCAGCACTTCACCGAGCCGCCGCCGCGCTTCTCGGAAGCGAGCCTAGTCAAGCGCATGGAAGAGCTCGGCATCGGCCGGCCCTCGACCTATGCCGCGACGCTGGCGACCTTGCGCGATCGCGAATATGTCCGCGTCGAGAAGAAGCGCCTCGTGCCCGAGGACAAGGGCATGCTGGTGACGGCATTCCTGGAGAGCTTCTTCGGGCGCTATGTCGAGTACGACTTCACGGCAGGCCTGGAAGAGAACCTCGACCGGGTCTCGAATGCCGAGATCGACTGGAAGGCGCTGCTGCGCGCGTTCTGGGAGGAATTCCAGGCCTCGATCGGCGAGACCAAGGACTTGCGCGTCGGCGACGTGCTGGAGGCGCTGAACGGCATCCTCGGCGACTATATCTTCCCGCCGAAGGCCGATGGCTCCGATCCGCGCGTCTGCCCGAACTGCGGCAACGGCACGCTCTCGCTCAAGCTCGGCAAGTTCGGCGCCTTCGTCGGCTGCTCGAACTATCCCGAGTGCCGCTATACCCGCCCGCTCTCCATCCCGGCGGCCGAGGGCGAGGCTTCCGCCGAAGGTGGCCAGGGCACGCCCGGCGTGCGCGTGCTCGGCACCGACCCGGCGACCGGCCTCGAAGTGACGATGCGGGACGGCCGCTTCGGCCCCTATATTCAGCTCGGCGAGGGCGAGAAGCCGAAGCGCTCCAGCCTGCCCAAGGGCATGACGCCGGCAAGCGTCACGCTGGAGAAGGCGCTGGCCCTGCTCTCCCTGCCGCGTGAAGTCGCGCGCCATCCGGAGTCGGGCGAGCCGATCCTGGTCGGCATCGGCCGCTACGGACCTTACGTCCAGCACGGCAAGACCTACGCCAATATCGACAAGGGCGACGACGTGCTTGAACTCGGCGCCAACCGTGCCATTGACCTGATCGTCGCCAAGGAAAACGGCGGCGGGCGGCGCGGCGGTGCGGCGGCGGCGCCGGGCCGTGCGCTCGGCGAGCATCCTGCGGGCGGCCCGCTGGAGGTGAAGGCCGGCAAATACGGCCCCTATGTCGCCTGGGGCAAGATCTTCGCGACGCTGCCCAAGACGATGACCGCTGAGAGCATCACGCTGGAACAGGCGATCGAGCTGGCGAACGCCAAGGCCGAGGCGAAGGGCGGTGCCAAGGGCAAAGCCAAAGCCGCGGGCGCGTCGAAGGCCAAGGCTCCGGCGAAGAAGGCCGCAGCCAAGAAAGCGACAAGCGAGAAGGCGGAGAAGGCGCCTGCCAAGAGCAGGGCCAAGGCGGCGGGCGGCTGA
- a CDS encoding tlde1 domain-containing protein, with amino-acid sequence MTYATYVREGGAPYVRPRRRRRPLLKGFFLAAALSCGAMSGFWMLGQGAPGPDAGNTSSPTARKTPAGRAATQSAPAYSGLLDPALSGGKAASFVPGAPVRSAFQPANPVPPSSSIAAAAPASEPALPLPPQPSVTLAEKPVPMPVPRPLDLLPKADLQQPQELQPRVAQPTAPRRNRTAAAAPTPEDNRNFFEKIFGVQKQQPTGTALAYAAPQDDVVDRGRVARLSPSTSTPPRTAEAGTAIYDIGAKMVYMPNGERLEAHSGLGEMMDNPSYAHVRMKGVTPPHTYTLTEREALFHGVRAIRLNPVGGSGAIHGRAGLLAHTYLLGSRGDSNGCISFKDYERFLQAFLRGEVKRLVVVAGNG; translated from the coding sequence ATGACCTATGCGACCTATGTGCGGGAAGGCGGCGCGCCCTATGTGCGCCCGCGCCGTCGCCGCCGGCCTTTGTTGAAAGGGTTCTTCCTCGCTGCCGCCCTGAGCTGTGGTGCTATGTCCGGCTTCTGGATGCTGGGGCAGGGTGCGCCGGGACCCGATGCCGGCAACACGTCCTCGCCCACCGCTCGCAAGACGCCTGCCGGTCGCGCCGCGACGCAGTCGGCCCCGGCCTATAGCGGCCTGCTCGATCCGGCACTGTCCGGCGGCAAGGCGGCGTCCTTCGTTCCGGGCGCTCCGGTCCGTTCCGCCTTCCAGCCGGCGAATCCGGTTCCGCCGTCATCTTCCATTGCTGCGGCCGCTCCGGCTTCCGAGCCCGCCTTGCCCCTGCCGCCGCAGCCGTCGGTCACCCTGGCGGAGAAGCCTGTGCCCATGCCGGTGCCTCGGCCCCTCGATCTGCTTCCGAAGGCCGATCTCCAGCAGCCGCAGGAGCTCCAGCCGCGCGTGGCGCAGCCGACCGCACCGCGCCGGAACCGCACGGCCGCTGCCGCGCCGACCCCGGAAGACAACCGCAACTTCTTCGAGAAGATCTTCGGCGTGCAGAAGCAGCAGCCGACGGGCACGGCGCTCGCCTATGCCGCACCGCAGGACGACGTCGTCGACCGTGGCCGCGTCGCCCGGCTCAGCCCCTCGACAAGCACGCCGCCGCGCACCGCAGAAGCCGGCACCGCGATCTACGATATCGGCGCCAAGATGGTCTACATGCCCAATGGCGAGCGGCTCGAAGCCCATTCCGGTCTTGGCGAGATGATGGACAATCCAAGCTACGCCCATGTCCGGATGAAGGGCGTCACCCCGCCGCACACCTACACGCTGACCGAGCGCGAGGCGCTGTTCCACGGCGTGCGCGCCATCCGCCTGAACCCGGTCGGCGGCAGCGGCGCCATCCATGGCCGCGCCGGGCTATTGGCGCACACCTATCTGCTCGGATCGCGCGGCGACTCGAACGGCTGCATTTCCTTCAAGGATTACGAGCGCTTCCTGCAGGCCTTCCTGCGCGGCGAGGTCAAGCGGCTGGTCGTGGTCGCAGGAAACGGCTGA
- a CDS encoding MFS transporter, with the protein MAAAQEGETDVTEAAAEPKTSSVAALGAIVSGALILQVAATIVNTAVPLKMALAQKAPLLIGLVGSAYSVGFLAGCFVIPAFIRRVGHIRAFGVFAALQAVLTLSFTATPLDVWGISRLGMGFGGAGHAICIESWISGQAKAGQRGRVFGFYQILNRLALIGSQIGVGYVSLQSNDIFLLASAAFSIALIPVGMTKAKGPESGEVVSVRLNTIWQYAPASVIGCLYVGLMGGALTNVAPAYGILIGLDQTWAILLTAGIQIGALVLQWPLGLLADRVESRKIMLSATLSVVFCSVALGAVLWFALPHARFWLFGLFALIGAGSMPIYTVAVAHAYFRLGRERALGLSAQLLFLWATGSAIGPLVSTAFMQAVGPNGLLAYLGLLSAAAGAYLAFRLRRNPPSANPFGERKPTAPTIPDVSPSGRSQGDK; encoded by the coding sequence ATGGCGGCTGCGCAGGAGGGCGAGACCGACGTGACCGAAGCAGCGGCCGAGCCGAAGACGAGTTCCGTCGCAGCGCTGGGCGCCATCGTCAGCGGCGCGCTCATCCTCCAGGTCGCCGCCACCATCGTGAACACGGCGGTGCCGCTGAAGATGGCGCTGGCGCAGAAGGCGCCGCTGCTGATCGGCCTCGTCGGCTCGGCCTATTCCGTCGGCTTCCTCGCCGGCTGCTTCGTAATCCCCGCCTTCATCCGCCGCGTCGGGCATATCCGCGCCTTCGGCGTCTTCGCGGCCTTGCAGGCCGTTCTGACGCTGAGCTTCACGGCGACGCCGCTCGACGTCTGGGGCATCTCGCGGCTCGGCATGGGCTTCGGCGGCGCCGGCCACGCCATCTGCATCGAGAGCTGGATCAGCGGACAGGCCAAGGCCGGCCAGCGCGGCCGCGTCTTCGGCTTCTACCAGATCCTCAATCGCCTTGCCCTGATCGGCTCGCAGATCGGCGTCGGCTACGTCTCGCTGCAGTCGAACGACATCTTCCTGCTCGCCAGCGCCGCCTTCTCGATCGCGCTGATCCCGGTCGGCATGACGAAGGCGAAGGGGCCGGAATCGGGCGAGGTCGTCTCGGTCCGGCTCAACACGATCTGGCAATACGCGCCGGCCTCGGTCATCGGCTGCCTCTATGTCGGCCTGATGGGCGGCGCACTGACCAATGTGGCGCCGGCCTACGGCATCCTGATCGGGCTCGACCAGACCTGGGCGATCCTGCTGACGGCAGGCATCCAGATCGGCGCGCTGGTGCTGCAATGGCCGCTCGGCCTGCTGGCGGACCGGGTCGAGAGCCGCAAGATCATGCTAAGCGCCACGCTCTCGGTGGTGTTCTGCTCGGTGGCGCTAGGGGCGGTGCTCTGGTTCGCCCTGCCCCATGCCCGCTTCTGGCTGTTCGGCCTGTTCGCGCTCATCGGCGCGGGCTCGATGCCGATCTATACGGTCGCCGTCGCGCATGCCTATTTCCGGCTCGGCCGCGAGCGGGCACTCGGTCTCTCGGCGCAGCTCCTGTTCCTCTGGGCGACGGGCTCGGCGATCGGCCCGCTGGTCTCGACCGCCTTCATGCAGGCAGTCGGCCCGAACGGGCTGCTCGCCTATCTCGGATTGCTCTCGGCGGCAGCAGGCGCCTATCTCGCCTTCCGGCTGCGGCGCAACCCGCCTTCGGCCAATCCCTTTGGGGAGCGCAAGCCGACGGCGCCGACCATTCCCGACGTGTCGCCCTCCGGCCGCTCGCAGGGCGACAAATAG
- a CDS encoding aminoacyl-tRNA deacylase has translation MTIAKKLQSYIDGQGIAYDTVAHNRTATSSQAAQAAHIPGSKLAKSVVVHHETGYVLAVVPSTHRIELSRLQDVMNKRLGLASEDEIGSLFSDCDIGAVPPVGSAYDVPVLLDESLGDAKEIYFEGGDHRTLVHVSGADFLNLMKDARVASFSHPSY, from the coding sequence ATGACCATCGCCAAAAAGCTTCAAAGCTATATCGACGGCCAAGGCATCGCCTATGACACCGTCGCCCATAATCGCACGGCCACCAGCAGCCAGGCGGCGCAGGCGGCCCATATTCCCGGCAGCAAGCTGGCCAAATCGGTCGTCGTCCATCACGAGACCGGCTATGTGCTCGCTGTCGTGCCGAGCACGCACCGGATCGAGCTTTCGCGCTTGCAGGATGTGATGAATAAGCGTCTCGGCCTCGCCTCCGAGGACGAGATCGGCTCGCTATTCTCCGACTGCGACATCGGCGCCGTTCCACCGGTCGGATCGGCCTATGACGTGCCGGTGCTCCTCGACGAGAGCCTCGGCGACGCCAAGGAGATCTATTTCGAAGGCGGTGACCACCGGACATTGGTGCATGTCAGCGGCGCCGACTTCCTCAACCTGATGAAGGATGCGCGGGTAGCAAGCTTCAGCCACCCATCCTACTAG